A segment of the Bordetella flabilis genome:
GCCTTCGCCGAGCATGCGCGCAAGGTGGTCAACCAGTACGAAGACGCCGTGCGCCACGCCGAAGGCCTGCGCGCCGGAACGGGAGGCCTGTTGCGCCTCGGGGCCACGGCCGCCACCATGGACACGGTCATCATGCCGGTGCTCGAGGTTCTGCTGCCGGCGCAGCCGGGGCTGCGGGTCGCCCTGACCCTGGGGCTGTCCGATGAACTGCCGGACCGCGTGGAGCAGGGCGACCTCGATCTCGCGGTCGCGCCCGCCGACGCCACGCGCGGCGGCGTGCTGCGCCATGAGGCCGTCGGGCAGGACGTGCTGCGTCTGGTGGCCGGCCGGCGCAACCCCTTGTTCGCGCAAAAAACGATCGGCTTGCCGGATCTGGCCGGGCAACGCTGGATTCTTCCCAAGCGCACGTCGGTGGCGCGCCAGCGCCTGGACGCCTTGTTCGCGGGCGCGGACCAGCCCCTGCCCCGCGCCGTCCTGGAAGTCGATTTCATATCGGCCGGCGCATTGAAGCTGGTGGCCGGCACCGACCTGCTGACCGTGGCCCCAGCGGCCCTGCTCGAAGACACCGGCGAGACAGGCGTGGCGGCCCTGCCGGTCGGCGCGGTGTTGCCCCTGACGCGGGATATTTCGCTGTTGAGCCGCCGCAATGCCGTGTGGTCGCCCATGATGAAGGCGTTTCGCCGTGTGCTGAAGAACCGTCCATGAAAAAGGAAAAGGCAAGGGCAGGAATGGACGCGCCGCCGCTCGACCGCGAAGGCCGGTCGGTGGCGGACTATCTGCTCGGCATGGCCCTGGCCGCGATCATGGGCGTTCTGGGCGCGCTCGCCGCGCACGGGTTCCGCTGGAGCCTGGAGCACGCTTCCGAGGCCCTGTTCGGAACGGCCGACGATATCACCCGGCTGTTCGCCGACCTGCCCTGGTATATCCGGATCGCCTGTCCCACGCTGGGCGGCGCGATCGCCGCCTTCGTGCTGGTGCAGGCGCAGCGGCGCGAACAGCGCGATGGCGTGGTGTCGGAATACCTGGAAACCATAGACGGCAAGATGTCGCGCATCCCGGTAATGCCGTCGTTGCTGCGCTGCCTGTCTTCCTTCTTCTCCATCGTGTCGGGCGGCTCCATCGGCAAGGAAGGCGCGATGGTGCAGTTGTCGGCAACCGTGGGCTCGGTATTCTGCATGCGGCTGCGCGGCCTGCGCGGCGAGGACTTCCGCCTGGCCGTGGCCATGGCGGCCACCGGCGGCCTGGCGGCGGTGTATCACACGCCGCTGGCCGCGGCCATCTTCATCGCGGAAATCGCGTTTGGCGGCATCGAGCTACGGCGCATCGGATACCTGTTCACCGCGGCCGCCACGTCGACCTGGGTGACCAGCGCGATGGGCCATTTCACGCCCCTGTATGCCTTGCCGGCCTACGCGTTCGATGTCACCGGCCCCGGCGTGCTGGCCGTCGCGGCGCTGGGCGTGGCGGCTGGCGTGTCCGGTTCGGTCTTCCTCTGGTGCACCCGCATGGCCAAGCGCCTGTTCACGCGGCTGCACCGGTCGGTGGTGGTGCGCATGACCCTGGGCGGACTGATCGTCGGTTTGATCACCCTGGTCGCGCCCGACGTGACCGGCAACGGTTTCGCGCCCATCGCGCGGCTGTTCGACGGCGACACGCTGGCGACGCCCCTGTTGATGCTGCTGGCGCTGAAGATCGTCGCCACGGCGGCGACGGTCGGTGCGGGCGCCATCGGCGGATTGTTCA
Coding sequences within it:
- a CDS encoding chloride channel protein, giving the protein MKKEKARAGMDAPPLDREGRSVADYLLGMALAAIMGVLGALAAHGFRWSLEHASEALFGTADDITRLFADLPWYIRIACPTLGGAIAAFVLVQAQRREQRDGVVSEYLETIDGKMSRIPVMPSLLRCLSSFFSIVSGGSIGKEGAMVQLSATVGSVFCMRLRGLRGEDFRLAVAMAATGGLAAVYHTPLAAAIFIAEIAFGGIELRRIGYLFTAAATSTWVTSAMGHFTPLYALPAYAFDVTGPGVLAVAALGVAAGVSGSVFLWCTRMAKRLFTRLHRSVVVRMTLGGLIVGLITLVAPDVTGNGFAPIARLFDGDTLATPLLMLLALKIVATAATVGAGAIGGLFTPSLMIGALTGAVCAPVAAHVFGVEHDLVLMGVLGMAGSLAATTQAPLMSTLMVFEMTQEPSFVFPLMVATVAAYATSMLFRQTGTYEVIARHRARYERRSRLADATAGTVMRTPGLLAPTSAMLRDALEVGLSQKNRFVFVVDEAQRFIGAVWTNDLMARVNAGEGAATTLADMAARDFPVVYASQRLLDVWQTVVESPAERTPVLSDPDGRRVVGVLQKSELLKQARYLFA
- a CDS encoding LysR family transcriptional regulator codes for the protein MDISLRDLSYFLAVVTHGHLGRAASACAVTQPALSKSLKRLEDETGIPLFDRAGRAIRPTSAGLAFAEHARKVVNQYEDAVRHAEGLRAGTGGLLRLGATAATMDTVIMPVLEVLLPAQPGLRVALTLGLSDELPDRVEQGDLDLAVAPADATRGGVLRHEAVGQDVLRLVAGRRNPLFAQKTIGLPDLAGQRWILPKRTSVARQRLDALFAGADQPLPRAVLEVDFISAGALKLVAGTDLLTVAPAALLEDTGETGVAALPVGAVLPLTRDISLLSRRNAVWSPMMKAFRRVLKNRP